The DNA window caaaataaaaataaaattaggttatatctaataataataataataatgaaattttcTTTCAATTTTTTCCCATAAATTCAAACTGTTCATTACAAACAAACGTGCTTGTTTTAACCATACTTATTATACAGTGTGATAATAAATGACTTATACAGTACAAAATCCTGACAAAAATACTGATTAAAacgttttacttttgttttttcaattgaatatgaaatatttaaaCCATGATTCAGTAACCTCATCTTTCTAATGCCCAAATTTAGCTATGATTTTCAAAGTTTCTCAAATACAGTTGCCGTCGGTCTGTTGACAGTGGTGGTCCAGGAGTTGAAACACTTCTAAATGTAAACTGACATATTTTGTCTGGACTGCTGGTTTTCTTGGCGGTGACGAACAGCAGGTCAGACAATggttttgaatttctttttttctggcaGTGCTGTTTGCTATTTCAGTCTCTCTATTATGCAAAACAAATGGGGTGGCCATCCGAGcacatgatcatcatcatcatctggtGTAGGACCTCTGCCAGTTGTAAATAGCATGTATGTTATGCGAGCACACAGGCAGTCTTTTGCATGTGCTGACACTGCGATGGCGGAAAGTCTTGCCAGCCCCACTAAGACCCCTCCTGCGGGCCGCTAGCTTGGCGCGCTCCTCCGCGGCGAAGAAATCGGTCGTGGCTCGAAAAAACTCCAGCAAGGCCTGGTGGCTCCAGACGACAGGACCCTCGTCTGACGTGGAGAAGCCACAGTGGCCTCCGCAGGCAGTCAAAAGCAGGAAGAAATGAGGGTTGTTCTCAAAAAGCTCGAAGGGCAACGTGGTCCTCGGATCCCCTCGTATGGGGTCATCCTGACTGCACACGCACAGCACAGGAATGGCAACTTCATCGATGTCCCTCAGAGGGTCATTCCGCTCCCAATATGCCTCCCAGCTCCCCGTTCCCTCCACTGGGACCCCTTTTGAGCTAAAATGGCAGAACAGCGCCTCCTCCATCTCCTTCAGAGAGCAGCTAGAGAACACGCTGTCTATGTGGACCAGCTCCCCGAGCACAGTTTTATACCTGCGGATGGGATTGAACACATTATCAGCTTTAATCGGAATAGATCAGAGCAGCATCGGAAGAGTTTTGTTTTCATCATTGATTCGAGTTACAACTAAGCTGGCAAACTGTTTAGATGGACCACAGAAATCAATAGCGCTGGATACACATCACTGGTCGCTACAGCAACAGGATTGGATTTTAATTTGGATCACCCAGAGCGGATTTGCTTCAAGAACGGCTGATTGTGAGCAATATCTTTGAGTGAGACTACGTCAACTTTAAAGGGATAAAACGCCCTAAaacaaaaaatgcagttttttttttttttttttttacaaattttcaaGCCATCTAAGATGATGACTTTATTCTTTAGTAGAATATTAAAGATGTTTAGCTGAAAATGTGGTCTGTGTTGGTTCATTAAATAAACGTCAATGGCTACTGACTTTTTGAGAGTGAAACAAAAAACATGTACAGGCTAAGCTAAATTAATATACATGTGGTTCCTGATGATGTATTAACATCTTATGAAGAAAACAGCCTGTGCAGGAAGCCAAACTTATTAACAAAATTATAATCTTCAATCTAGAGCCTCAGCAAACCGTACAGAAATGAGAGTTTGGAGCATCCAATTTTTGCTAAATCActgtttcagatgaaaaatctttagtttttttaaacaaataaatcgaTGACCTGAGAATGAGTAGattaacagcaatttttaaaaTTTCACTACTCTTTTAAACTGCCTATAGATTAAGATATTAATCTATAggaatatattatatattcctATAGATTAATAAAGATTCCTCtagattaataatatatatatataagatatatatatattaatatatatcttaatatattaagatatatgaagatataataatattaattcattgcatttatatattgctttttttgggtattcaaagtgctttacacatctGAATgggaattaatcaatcaatcaatctatccagtatgtgtacatacatacatacatacatgggtttttaccaaaatctggttcaattccatgtcaacagctcttttagaaatattattcccaggaaaaaacatggcgtgttcaatacttattttccacaCTGTATATATAAAGATTTGCTTAATTACTTAAGATTTACTTACTTTTCTTGTACCATTTGTAAACTTCATTTTGTTGCCATCATACATTTTATAACAAATTAGTGAACCAAAGATTTTAATAGAATGAAAATCCTAATTCAAGATTTACTGTCTAAAATATTATACAAGAAAGTGGAAAaatatcttcttcttttttactTTCACAGTGAAAAAACTTCagatgagtattttttttttttaaacatgattagATAACATCGACTTTCTAATTTTCCACATTGTAAAAAAAGTAGgcttttgttgtacattttaccATTTCCATATTtttacttggattttttttttttaatttttcattacaaCATCCTCAAACACTGTCCATCTGCTGAGAGTTATTTGCCTATTCCAAAGAACCCTGATTGTaactttattttgtgaaaacTGAAACAACCTCCTCCTTTAACCCTACCTGCTGAGGCAGATCTTTTGGTAGAGCAAGAGAGCCCAGTGGAAGGGCCAGCTCGGGCCACTCTCAAACCAGCTCTGGCAGCGGAAAATAGGCGACAGACAGGCTGCAGCCGTCACATAACTAGAAGAGCCACACTCGCCCAAGTAGGACAGCAGGAGTCCTGAACCAGTGCTCTCGCTCACGGCATAGATCTGACCCGCCGGCTGCCGGTACCGTATGTAGCGCACTGCTTCCCGGAGGTCAGTCGGGTCGCCAAACTGCTGCAGCCTGATGGTAGAGAGCGGCGTCCCGTTCTGGCTCCTGCGGTTGAAGATCACGGGGAGGTAACCGTGACTCAGAGCTGCTTCACAGAGCTGcggacaaaaaaataaacatggtcaCATGCTAGATACAGTACACGGGGTCATACTTGTGCATATAAACAAAGATGTTTTACATAAGTCTCATACACCTGTAACAAGTGGCcttgggttaaaaaaataaacattgtaagctTTATGTACATTTGAGTGTATTTTTAAAACAGGGCATAAAATATGggttaaatatatacagtttgcTACCATAATTTGATCATTACAGCTACTCTGTGCTTTTGTTCACAGAATTTAACACAGCCGTGATGCTAACAATTCAGTAACTTGAGGGAAGGGCCAGCAATATGGCTGCCAAATTCCTCAAGTTTCACAAGTCTGCAAAAAATTCCTTAAGAGTAAACATTCCATCTAAGTGCAAAATATTTTgggattttgttttattattatataaaaatcgCTGAGtgagataataaaaaaatcatttcgCTTGAGATGTAAATTCCCTCTAACTGATTCTTTAATGAAAATATGAGAAGTATTATTTAATGataaatgatgattttttttctttaaaaggaATCTATTGTGCAAATGTACAGTGTGTTGAACACTGATGTGTGGTAACAGTGTGCATAAACAACCTACCTATAAAAGATAAAAATCTCCTTTATATAACCCTAATAAATCAAAACCTTTTATGTGTCTTAAAATACTCTGATCCAGATTTCCCTCTAATGTGACTTCAGAATGTTCAGTGCAATTACATGCAATTAGATGTTAAAGAGAAATTTAATTTCATACTCGGGTAATATGTGCTATGTAAACGAAATTGAAACTGTTAATGCATGCAGATACAAAACATTCATAACTATAAAAGAAATAGAAAGTTAATCcttgggccctattatacacccagcTCTATAAGGTGCAAGAGGTGTTCgacgcgatttgttgctatttttagaccaacgcaaccctaattttcccattttgcgcCATGTTGtctaaataactatttatttgcACTGCTTTGTGGGTTTGTctgtctagaaaggaggtgtttTACGGCGTAATGTTtccgcgttgctattttgagaaactaaaatagactgcgcaattGAACAGCTAAAAACTGGTTTAAGTCCAGCGCATTAGTTGCCCTCCTTAAAtgtgtacacattgcttaaaacacacaagatgtagagcaacacacaagtatctttacaaatgaaaaagaatggattaaaatgttgcaaaaaatttattttctacttaaatataaaatcccctgcctccatgccttcttcgtctcggggggcttttttcaatttatttacgaCAATTTGCTatagtttaatgttattattagcatatTAACAATGTTATTcattgtatgcatatttatatttgtcttaATAAAACTGGCTTACTAAATatggttttggaccatatggggcatagcacgCGTGTTTGGATAAAACTGcaaacacttcattattattgttcatttattaattttctggaaattagaaatgaattaaaaaatagttttgaaacaaatctttgcgtttTCCTAACTTCACAAaagtaagagtaaaagtaaagaaggtaaagaggccgaatggaggaggctcattctttatcctcgcgctgcagatggtctattATTGAACTGTTTTCTCAATAGTGTagagttaagttttttttttgatgcaactaaactgattagtttattctcaaaaccctcataactcattaagagaataagcacaaccctgttagacaatGCGCACCATGCAAAGCAtattttttccatccttaaaatagcaaaaggggATTTGGACAAACCCTTAAGGCTTTcgcgccctgcgctttagacttagGACTtggatcattaaaataaagtccCCTGTGATTAACTGAATGAAAACAGCAAACGCGATTGAGCAAAGCTGTCCTTATAGTAATTCTGCTCCGAAAGCCAGAGGGTGCTCTCATCCAGAAATTTTAAGCACCCACAAAGAAGCAACCCAGAAAATTTCCAAATAATTGCATTATAAAtagaaaattttaattaatttagtgtCACAAATAATCACAAAACTCATCTGACAAAAGTTATGAAGCTtggaataaaaacattattatatttgcACTTACTACACAGAGTCATGGTTCACTGAGAAGCTACGTAAACATTTGCCATCATCATAGAATGATTATACAACGATTATACAGACTGTAATGGTTATATAAATGACTATACTTTGACTAAATATGTTTCTAAGTAAATTCTGCTATATCTAAAAGCAATTGTGGAGGTTTACAAAAATCCACAAGAAAATCATCCAGCCCTGCTGAAAAGTCACGAAGCACGATCAAACCTATGATTTGTTTGGTGGATTTTTAAGACCAAGGAGCAGCAATTGATTTGCACTTAAAGAGACACTGTACAAACAACTAAATGTATCTGCATTGTGCACTGGTAACAGTTGTGATACTCCTAAGGGAGATGAAGATTCAAATTTGGCTGGAAACAAACTGAAATCCTTTTCTCTTCttccttttatttattgtaatcatGCCTGCTCTTACTATGATaattagcacaacaaaaggcCAGAAACAAAGCAGTAAGTGCATAGTAATTCCTCTATCACGATAGCttaataagaaatgtttaattGTGCTTAATGTAGAAAACAGGATCTACTCCTCAGCACAGTATTTCCATGTCCCTTTCTTGTGTCAATTCCTGAAGACCGAGAAAACACTCAGGCTTTTACTGCAGTCCAGCGCTTCGTGCTTCGTGATGATGTGCAAATTGGGTGCAGCTTCTTGCTTAGTGTGCCCTGATGATTACAGCATAAAAAAACATTCCTCTAAAACGCACCAAAACCACAGCGGGCTACAACTCAACCCCAACCAAACCCTTGTCTATTTAAACATATAGGCACAGCCAAACCTATGTAAAACTAAATGGGAACCATAAATATGACTTTAGAGTTCTGCAAAAAGGTTGCAActaatttaaagagatagttcaccccaaaataaaattattttttaaacctgtgaggttttttcttctgttgaacaccaaagaaactattttgaaaacactgataaCTGGTTGCCATTCACTTCCACAGTATTTCCCCTCCTAACTGGCTACCTGTTTGCAATATTCTCCAAAATATtgtctgtgttcaacagaaaaaagatacTTAATGAATGTTTATGAACATTCATATGAATGTTTAGAATCTGTGAGATCTGGCAATTCATTTTTAGTTTTGGTTTTTGGGTGAGTTTTCTCTAAAGTCAATACAAAAAGGAAGTTATCATAGTCTTTCTTccctatatgtatatataagtgAAGTGGCTTCTCACAAAAGTAGGGTGGAGCTTGATTTGATCAgaaatttacttgtttgtttttagatattGGCTTATCAGAGTAGAcaaattattttgattaaaaattataaggacaaataaataaattataaaataaattagcaatTTATACtccataaacaaaacattttgatttgaagttactgtgataatttttaattattgtaatcgCAGTGCTGCAGCcaatatacacacaatatattatatacaatatacactcacctgccgctttataggtacacctgtccaactactcgattttgcaaatttctaatcagatcAGCGATAGATACTgatattttcacgcacaaccatctctagagtttgaccacagagaatggtcagaaagagggaaaacatccagtgagcaaCAGTTCTGTGTTGTAacaagtagttatttgagttggAACCAAGGaatgcagaggagcatctctaaACGAACAACACATCGAACCCTGAGGcggatgggcaacagcagcagaagacaacaccGAGTGGCACTCCTCtctgctaagaacaggaaactgttGGTGTACAATTGGCACACCAAATTTGGTCAactgaagattggaaaaatgatGCCTGGTCTGCTgggtcttgatttctgctgcgacattcggatggtagagtcagaatttagcatcaacaatatgaaagcatggaacTATCTTGCCTGGTATtaaaggttcaggctggtggtggtgtaatggtgtgggttatattttcttggcacacctcaggccaattagtaccaattgtACAGCCTACcaaagtattgttgctgaccatcgctttatgaccacagtgtacccatcttctgatggctacttccagcaggataaccttCATGTCATaaacaaatcatctcagactcagtttctttaacatgacattgagttcactgtactcaaatggtctccacagtcactagatctcaatccaatagaacacctttgggatgtggtggaacgagagatttgcatcatggatgtgcagatgACAaattattatgtcaatatggacaaaaatctctgaggaatatttccagaaccttgttgaatcAATACCACaaaaggattaaggtagttctgaaagcaaaaagggtccaacccagtactagtaaggtatacctaataaagaggccggtaactgtaaatatattacaatatagaTATATTATAGTTCTGTGTTTTAGTATAATATTAGTAAATTTAGTAAACTACATATTTCACTGAAATTTcttctaaatgtaaaataaaaatgtaatttaaagcatttttgcataaaataacaaaacaattagCTGTTTTAGGCATGTTTCCAATAATTCTGAgacaacaatatatattttttttacttcagaagaacaaacaaaaaaatattctgatcaatagttatattctaaacaaatATGAAATGCTTCTAAttgacaatatattttatttgaaaaatgaaagaaatgccatcacaccttaataaaataaaacaaatattaatataatctCAAACCCACATGTAATTAATCCAGTTCATCCAGAGAAactgaatttttcattttttccatAGCTCTATAGGGATTGAGCAAATATCCCACAGGCTACTTGGCCAACCAGAAGTGCACAGCTTTGACTCTTATACGCCATCTGTCTGAGTTTACAAAGAGACCTTCATCACCACCACTCTCAGTCAAACTCTACACAAAAGCAGCCTTCTGACACAGTGATTGTACTCCTCCACAATGCACAGCTAACAGAGTTACAGTGAGCACAGAGCACATTTCTCCCGGAATCATCCATGATGGAGTGCGAAAGCTAATGAGTTTATTTCAAGTTGCCAGAAGCTTTAGGTCTGGGATATGTAGTGAGCTCCAAATTGGGTGAGGAGGAATGACTCACTTCTGACTCTCTTGCAAAGAGTCAGAGAAAAGATCTATCATGCAGGctataattgcaaaaaaaatgatGAATAAGTCACACAGcttctttattttaatgcaaaaaaagtccAACAAAGCATATTGACTAATTTGCTTCTGGCctattttttatgaattatttttcatttaattgaatGCCCCCCCCAAAGAAAAcgttttatgttgttgttgttgtttttgcatttgaaTATTTCTGGATTGtgctttatttgctttatttaaatttttgtagtCCATCTTAATGGTTAAAACATACTGTCATGATCAACATGATTTACATGAAATAATGAAACTTTGtcaattaatttgtattatttaaaataaatcaggcTGTTTTTTGTTAAATGCACATAATACAACAATAGTTTGTGGTATAAGCTGTAGAATAACAACAGTCTTTCCACATTCAAGTATTCAAGTGAAATTTTAATATTCAAAACATGGTTGCTATTTATGGACAACAATGTGAGATTAGCTTTCCTCAGACACGTGAGCAACTTGTTAGAAACTTTAAATTCACATGTTGAACATGCAATTTTTGAAgaacaaattacatttactttatttacattcAAAAAATTCTGCTAATTAGCTTTTCCAATTTGTCTACTGAATATATTTACAACAGCTCAACAGAGCGCATTAGTGACGGGACACACAAATTTTTTCAgcatcactttttttttgttaaagtgctatataggcatgggatgataactgttttCATGGTGTACCGTGGTTtggaagtcaaggttttaaaaccgccaaaattttctttAATACCAATCCTaatgtatgtgtaagattttttttttatttactttttttagaacaatagtatctccagcagaaaaaaatatgcaaagatgcagttttaaattgtaaaaaagatcagtgtttttgaacttaatgaagacagcagaagtcaatgattcatttgaattatttagcctgacatgtttactgttccaaaatactttaaatgtttctcaaaatgaaattaattgtgttaaaaatgggaaaaagttgttgtttttttttacccaggcATTTAAGAACTTATATAAATAAGACATATTTttacccaaggttatcataccatcaggaTCTTATACCAACCCATGCCTAGTGCTATAATACATCAAACAAACCAATTAGCTGTGGGCTTAATCACAACACCACACACTTTAATATGAAGAAAAGTAGTACATATAAATTGgaccaaaatattaaaaaaaaactgtacttaACAgctttaaaattaaagtaaatatatatattaagtatttTAAAAGCATGAGGAGATGAATTACGAAAATTCATTATGCTTTGGAGTAGGTGGATATCTGCTTTTGGGTGTTTTGCTTGCTGCAACTTTCTGACTGGTTGATTTTTCAAAAGCATCATAGTCAATGcagttattttgttcattttccttcagcttagtcccttatttatctgggcccttccagccacaacaaatTACAatcttatattcacacacactcaaacactactgccaatttagttcatccaatttgcctatagttcatgtctttggactgtgggggaaaccggagcacccagaggaatcagtcaagaacacgggaagaacatgcaaactccacacagaaatgccaactggcccagtcgggaatttgacccagcgaccttcttgctattagGTGACAATCC is part of the Danio rerio strain Tuebingen ecotype United States chromosome 15, GRCz12tu, whole genome shotgun sequence genome and encodes:
- the abhd15a gene encoding protein ABHD15, producing the protein MLEWIGTFCFLILMAILWPVAKCFGAASHYTLLLPRRDSKRPAERCDSKLEEKGESAAVALICKPSALANYLLKHCMTFCKSLSIPSWNWRVSSSLQTVFGALWPVECPVHFIRDHLQLSDDGLVALDWAVVGAAHHKRRRTSSNSTSPVLLIIPNSFGRITRNVLKLCEAALSHGYLPVIFNRRSQNGTPLSTIRLQQFGDPTDLREAVRYIRYRQPAGQIYAVSESTGSGLLLSYLGECGSSSYVTAAACLSPIFRCQSWFESGPSWPFHWALLLYQKICLSRYKTVLGELVHIDSVFSSCSLKEMEEALFCHFSSKGVPVEGTGSWEAYWERNDPLRDIDEVAIPVLCVCSQDDPIRGDPRTTLPFELFENNPHFFLLLTACGGHCGFSTSDEGPVVWSHQALLEFFRATTDFFAAEERAKLAARRRGLSGAGKTFRHRSVSTCKRLPVCSHNIHAIYNWQRSYTR